In one window of Erythrolamprus reginae isolate rEryReg1 chromosome 1, rEryReg1.hap1, whole genome shotgun sequence DNA:
- the C1H17orf50 gene encoding uncharacterized protein C17orf50 homolog, with translation MSQTRQEQEDNQSDEKCQQELDAAEKELETNADITDFSLLDGPQTSTAEQTLKTESWLWGWFPFPFLSGLTWLGDRNKSLQEPVCCQVQREKTSSNMCPACEILFCKKCETLHYSRVFIEHGLLGHSTEILPEALSPTMSTGSIDLVGAPVEAENRETKWP, from the exons ATGTCCCAAACCAGACAAGAACAGGAAGACAACCAGTCAGATGAAAAATGTCAGCAAGAGTTAGACGCAGCGGAAAAGGAgttggaaaccaatgcagacataACCGATTTTAGCCTGCTGGACGGTCCTCAGACTTCAACCGCGGAACAAACGCTGAAAACGGAGAGTTGGCTTTGGGGATggtttcccttcccctttctctctggGCTGACCTGGTTGGGAGACAG AAACAAGTCTCTCCAGGAGCCAGTTTGCTGCCAGGTCCAGAGGGAAAAAACCTCCAGTAATATGTGCCCGGCATGTGAGATTTTGTTCTGCAAAAAATGTGAGACGTTACATTATAGCCGGGTCTTCATTGAACATGGGCTCTTGGGTCACAGCACAGAGATCTTGCCGGAGGCCCTCAGTCCTACCATGAGCACAG GTTCCATAGACTTAGTTGGTGCTCCAGTGGAAGCAGAAAACAGAGAGACAAAATGGCCATAA